The Ornithorhynchus anatinus isolate Pmale09 chromosome 1, mOrnAna1.pri.v4, whole genome shotgun sequence genome includes a window with the following:
- the GPR87 gene encoding G-protein coupled receptor 87, whose product MGLNLARGKSPDSQLGPDHQISGNTTTGLPGNTTANNEFVTIVLPVLYLIIFVASLLLNGLAVWIFFHIRNKTSFIFYLKNIVVADLIMTLTFPFRIVHDAGFGPWDFKFFLCRYTSVLFYANMYTSIVFLGLISIDRYLKVVKPFGDSRMYSVTFTKVLSVCVWVVMGILSLPNLILTNGHPTKENVGDCVKLKSPLGVKWHEAVIYVNSCIFVAVLVILIGCYIAISRYIHKSSKQFISQSSRKRRHNQSIRVVVAVFFTCFLPYHLCRIPFTFSHLDRRLDSSAHKILYYCKEMTLFLSACNVCLDPIIYFFMCRSFSRRLFKKSNIRTRSESIRSLQSVRRSEVRIYYEYTDV is encoded by the coding sequence ACAGCCAATTGGGCCCAGACCATCAGATTTCAGGTAACACGACGACGGGCCTGCCGGGAAACACCACAGCCAACAATGAATTCGTCACCATCGTCTTACCCGTGCTTTACCTCATAATATTTGTGGCAAGCCTCCTGCTGAACGGACTGGCCGTGTGGATTTTCTTCCACATCCGGAACAAAACCAGCTTCATATTTTACCTTAAAAACATCGTGGTCGCAGACCTGATCATGACGCTGACCTTTCCGTTTAGGATAGTTCACGACGCCGGGTTCGGGCCGTGGGACTTCAAGTTTTTCCTCTGTCGCTACACCTCGGTCCTGTTTTACGCGAACATGTACACGTCCATTGTGTTTCTGGGGTTGATCAGCATCGATCGGTACCTGAAGGTGGTGAAGCCGTTTGGCGACTCCAGGATGTACAGCGTCACGTTTACCAAGGTCTTATCCGTCTGCGTCTGGGTGGTCATGGGTATTCTCTCCTTACCGAATCTGATCCTGACGAACGGTCATCCCACCAAGGAGAACGtaggggactgtgtcaaacttaaAAGTCCCCTGGGAGTCAAATGGCATGAAGCCGTCATCTACGTCAACAGCTGCATCTTCGTTGCTGTGCTGGTGATACTGATTGGATGTTACATTGCCATATCCAGGTACATCCATAAATCCAGCAAGcagttcatcagtcagtcaagcaggaAACGAAGACACAATCAAAGCATTAGGGTGGTGGTGGCTGTATTTTTCACCTGCTTTCTGCCCTACCATCTGTGTAGAATACCCTTCACTTTCAGCCACTTAGACCGGCGTTTAGACAGCTCTGCCCACAAGATTCTTTATTACTGTAAGGAAATGACCCTTTTCCTGTCCGCATGTAATGTATGTCTGGATCCCATTATTTACTTTTTCATGTGTAGGTCATTTTCGAGAAGGCTGTTCAAGAAATCGAACATCAGAACTCGGAGCGAGAGCATCAGATCGCTTCAAAGTGTCAGAAGGTCCGAAGTCCGTATATATTATGAGTATACCGATGTATAG